GTTCAATGGGAGAAGTAGATGGCTATACATGAAAATGGAATTGAGGGATTAGCTGTgaatttcatttctctctttaatatctcatttctttttactgctaAAAGTAAGAAACACCCGTCCTTATAAAATGTCatgaagaaaaagtatttttaatgtcaACAGTGGTTTGACTCAAATTCAgctgattaaaaattattttaaaatgttaacagtggttatttCTGAGGGGAATCGGTAGGATGACATTCATGTTTCtgagttgtctttttttaaaaattttactgagCATATAGGACGAAAATATCAGTCGCCTTGGATTTAGAGAAATCTTAAATAGATTGGTTGAACTATACGACCATATTTAGATTTACTATAAAACAGATTAAGAAACAATAATACTAATACTTGTTGATCCATAGGTTGGGGTCACCTCAGGAAAAGCCTTAGTGCTTTCAAGAGAGCAGGACTTGGAAATGAAtaccacaaatatttgttgagttccCATATGTACCAAGTTCTACATTCAGTGTGCTTCCTGGTTGTTTAAGGTCTGTCTGCACTCTTCTTGAACATCCATGTTCATAATGGTCCATCAATGTTCACAAGTAACCTACCTGGGTACTGGAAGTCAGGTCAGACTTCGCAagacaatgaaagagaaaatgtgagcagaggaaacagcaaagtCACAAAGGGACTCTGTAACTGTTTTCTGGGAAATGTGAATACggagatttaagaaaaattagctgggtgtggtggtgcatgcccgtggtcccagctattcagcaggctgaggtgggaggatcacctgagcccaggaggttgtagtaagctcagatcatgtgactgcactccagcctgggtgacagagtgagaccctttctcaaaaacaaaaacaaagaaggccaggtgcgggtggttcacgcctctaatctcagcactttgggagccgagaagggtagataacctgaggtcaggagttcgagaccagcctggccaaaatggtgaaaccccacctctactaaaaacacaaaagttgctgagcactgtggcttatgcctgttatcccagcactttgggaggccgaggcgggtggatcacgaggtcaggagatcgagaccatgctggctaacacggtgaaaccccgtctgtactaaaaatacaaaaaaattagccaggcgtggtggcgggcacctgtagtcccagctactagagaggctgaggcaggagaatggcgtgaacccgggaggtggagcctgcagtgagccaagattgcgtcactgcactccagcctgggtgacagagagagactctatctcaaaaaaagaaaaaaataaaataaaaataaaaatacaaaagttaggtgagcgtggtggcaggcgcctataattccagtcacaggataattgcttgaatctgggaggcagaggttgcagtgagccaagatcacaccactgcactccagcctgggcgacagagcgagactctgtctcaaaaaaaagaaaagaaaagaaaaagcagcaacCTTTCCTTCACACAGTAAGGCACCGCCTAAATACTTCTGACCACTAGGTACAAGTTATGTTAATGCTGCGGTGGTATTGTCAAAATAGAGATTAATTTAAGAAAGATCCTTACCATACATTGCACAACTGCACAGCATTAATTTAAGgtcaaaatattctgaaatctcCGTGTATGCGCTTCCCAACAAAACCCCATTCTGCGTCCCCCGGCAGAGTGCTGGCCTCTCTAAAAACTATGTGGGAGGAGACACTCATCCTGCACGATGTGTGGCCACCAAAAACCTTCAAACCCCAAAGGACAGGATTCACACTCCGGTGCTCAGTGGCTGCATGGATAAAAAGTAACGCATCTTCCTAGACATTTTTACATTGTAGAAAAGAGCAATTCATGACCAAAAGGAGTAATCTCTAATGCTAAAATTTCAGGCACCAGCAATTTGACGAGAAAATTGGCTCTTTAAGAGACCCCTCGGATCACACCAAATTGGCAATCATctaccattccttttttttttttttttttttttttaaagacaatctcactctgttgcccaggatggagtgcagcggtgcgatcttggctcactgcaacctctgcttcccggaatcaagcaattctcctgcctcagcttccccagtagctgggactacaggccgcgccaccatgcccgaataattttttgaatttttagcagaagcagggttttgccatgtttgctaggttagtctcgaactcctgaacttaagtgatccgcctggctcggtcttccaaagtgctgagattacaggcgtgagccactgcgcccagccgtaaGCAACACTCTTAGCCTTATTCTTCGGCTTCCCCAATCCACTTAGCAAAGGAATTCGAGCTCCCTTCTCTTTACCAGCCCTGCAGAAAGGATGCAGATGGAGTTTAGGATGTCTGGAGTTCAGGCAACTTGAATTCAAGCCCCAGTGCCACCTCCTACCGCCTGTGTCACCTGCCCAAGTTACCGGACCTCTCTGTGCCCATTTCCTCACTACCAAATACAGGCGGCACAGAGTTGTTCAGatgattaaaatgaaatgatgcaCATAACAAAGAGCGGGCCCTGGTAGAGCGTCAAAACTCAAAAAATGTTAGCCGAAATGATCATCACCCAGCCCCCTCTCCTCGGTTTCGttattggttgtttttttttgtttgttgtttgttttttgagatgttgtttcgctcttgttgcccaggctggagtgcaatggtgtgatctcggctcaccgcaacctccgcctcccgggctcaagcgattctcctgcttcagactcccgagtagctgggattacaggcgcccgccaccactcccggctaattttgtaattttagtagagacggggtttctccatgttggtcaggctggtctcgaactcccgacctcaggtgattcgcccgcctcggcctgccaaagtgctgggattacaggcgtgagccaccgcgcccggcctgctgttCGGTTTTCTAAGCGCTAAGCTAACCCAACTCAAAAAATAGTCTCTAAACTCTCCATGGATTTTCCAATACGGTAGCGAACAGCGGCTTGCAGctacacaaataaaaatgaattacacttaaaaattcagttattcatctgcactagccacatttcaagcgTTCTAAGCCACACGCGGCCAGTGGCAGATAGAGAACTTTCCATCCTCGCTGGAATGGCCTAAGAAGGGCCTGGGGCGCTCGGCTGGGTTGCAGCCGGGAGTTAGGGGCGGTCCCTGAGGAGCAGAGGCCCGAAAGGAGCCTCCGGCAGCGCAAACCTCAGGGGTCGCCTACACATGGGACCCGGCGGGCGAGAGCCCTGAATCTCTGGAAGGCCCGCAGGTCACAGGGGCGCGGGGCTGCCTTACTGCGGAGGTCGCGGAAAGACATGACGCTCAAGTCCCCAGAAGCCCAGGGTCGCAGCTGCTCGCCGCTCAGCGATCACAGGCCCCGCGCTCGCCCGTCTCTATGGCAACCAATGGACCCTTGGACGGCGCACGGTCAGGGACAAACAAAAGGGAAGCGAAGGCGCCGCGGTTCGTGCGTACGCACAGGGAGAGCGAGCCGGCAGAGAGCGCTCCTGAGACGCCAGAGGGCGGGGCGATCCCGGCGTCTATGAGGGCTGCAAGCTCCCCggcctctgggcctctgtttaCACGCTTTGCGGACGTTTCGCGCTGGGTGACAGGCTCTGAGTGCCTACTACGTGCTTGATATTGCGCCAGGCGCTTTCCATATTGCTTATTCCCCCCTCATTTCTATAAAGAATGCAAGatacttggctgggcgcggtggctcacgcctataatcccagcactttgggataccgaggccggcggatcacttgaggtcaggagtttgagaccagtctggccaacatggcgaaaccctgtctctaccaaaaaacgcaaaaattagccaagcgtggtggcgcacgcctgtaatcccagctactcgggagactgaggcagaataattacttgaacccgggagaaggaggttgcagtgagccgagatcgcgcgacTGCCCtccggcctggcgacagagcgagactctgtctcaaaaaaaaaaaaaaaaaaaaaaaaaaaaagcactgtacTCAGGAAGCCGGCGTTCCCCGGTCCGAGGCACCGAGCCTTCCCCGTCGGAATCCGGTTGCGGAGCGGAGGACGGGATCACTGTGGGCGCCCAGAGGCAGGCCAGGCCTGAGTCTCGCGCACGCGCAGACGGCTCGGGCTGCGCAACAGGTCGGAAAGCGGCCCCAAGCCGCGCGCGCTACGCGGATCCAGGCAGCCCTAGCCTCTGCATGGGGGCGCGAGGAGGCGGCAGGAAGGCGCGGCCTCCACGTGTGAACTGGGGAGATGCCTCGCCAGGCGTGGCACAGCCGCCGGGTTTTGTAAGGTAGCTTGAGCAGGAACAAGGAAACAGCGTAGTGCACAAAGCGATTAGTTGGCATCAAGTTATTTCAGATGCATTTCTTTGGGTTAAAGCAGAGGGGGCTTCCTTATGCCAGCCTAGGTGGACAGGGCCCCTTTTGTTGGTTGCAGTGAATCTTCTGTGTTTTGGCAGACTGGCCTGTCTCTAAGTTCGCATTGATTACGTGGCACCTTGCACTAGCGATTCCATTCTGGTTTGGTCTGGTCCGTTGGTACCTTGTGCAGGAGCTCGCTCCAAAACAATGGACTCCCATAAATGTTGCTTCACGtgttattaagaaaaacaaaaggtaagccacagtctagaagaaaatatgcaCAAAACACGTATCTGATAAAAAGACGTGtttccagaatgtataaagaactctcaacACTCAATAATGAGAAACAGTCTAATTAGAGaatggagaaaacattttaagagatacttcacaaaagaagatatatggatggcTAACATGCAAATGAAGAGATGATCAAGGCTATTATTAGAGAACTGCatattaaaccacaatgagatatcactatgaAGTTATTAAATTGGCTAAAACATGCCATATCAGGTAACACgttaaaaacctaaaaattaaatCTAGATAAAATggctaaaacaacaaaaaactcttgACAACGCCAAGGCTTGAAAGGATATTGATcaacttgaacttttttttttctttttttgagatggactcttgctcttgttgcccaggctggagtgcagtggcacaatctcagctcactgaaagctccgcctccagggttcaagcaatttttcctgccgcagcctctcgagtagctgggattacagacgcgccccaccacgcccagctaatttttgtatttttagtagagacggagtttcgccatgttggcgtGAGTTACCGCACGCAgcctgcatttccctgatgattaaagatgttgaacatctttttacatGTTTGGTGACCATTTGtatatttcctttggaaaaatgtctattcattttctttgcccATTTCAAAACTGGGTTGAACAtccttttgtttttgaattgtaagagttctttatatattctgcatatgaGACCCCTATCAGATATAagatttgccaatattttcttccatttcatttcataggttgtcttttcactttttttttttttttttgagatggagtctcgctctgtcgcccaggctggagtgcagtggcgtgatctcggctcactgcaagctccgcctcccgggttcacgccattcttctgcctcggcctcccgagtagctgggactacaggcgcccaccaccacgcccggctaatttttttgtatttttagtagagacaggctttcaccgtgttagccaggatggtctcgacctcctgacctcatgatccgcccacctatgttggccaggctggtcacaaacgcttgacctcaggtgatctgaccgcctgagtgtcccaaagtgctgggattacaggcgtgagccaccgcgcccagccgtattTCTGATTTCTGAGGATTGCTTTTTCAAGATTGTTGTGGTTATTTGGGTTCCCTTGTaatttcacatgaattttaggattagcttttccatttctgcttgtgatgattaattttttgtgtcaacttgactgggatGCCTGAtggctggtaaaacattatttttgagtGTGCCTGTGTAAgcgtttccagaagagattagcatttgaattggcagactgagtaaagaagattgcCCTCACCAATGTGGTGGGCATTATCCAATCGCTGGGCGCCCAATTATGACAAAAATGCAGAGGAGGGGTGAATTCACGCTCTCTTCATGGGCTGGGACATCCTTCTTCTCGTGCCCTTGGACATAGGAGCGCCTGGTTCTTGGACTTTTGGACACCAGGACTTACACcagccctcacccccacccctacccagaTTGTCATGCTTTTGAACTCAGACTTAATTACAGCACCgattttcctggttctccagcttgcaggcagcatattgtgggacttctcagctccGATAATCACATAAGCCAATATCCCTAATAAATCTTCTCTTGGCTGGGCAGGGCGGCTCACGCTtatcaccccagcactttgagaggtggaggcaggaggatcacttgagcccaggagtacaaaaccagctctgggcaacatggtgagatctccatcaccaaaaataaaaaataaaaaattaaaaaatagaaataaatttaaaaaatagccaggcctggtggcgcacacctgtagtcccagctatttgggaggctaaggtgggtggattgcctgagccttgtaagttgaggctgcagtgagccgtgattatgtcactgtacttcagcctgggcaatggagcaagtccctgtctcaaaaaaaattatataaagagatttatcctctaataaatattttctctgtaaatatCTATATACATTCTGCTGATTATATTTCTCTGGAGAAACCTAATACACTACATGAAGACCATTttgattttgataagaattgtaCTGAGCACTTTGGGGAGTATtgctatcttaacaatattaagtcttcagtccatgaacatgggatgttttccaatttatttgtcTTTAGATTCTCTCAGCAATGTCTTATAGTATTCAGAGTTGTCTtatacctccttggttaaatgtattcctattttattatttttattctttgctagtatctagaaatacaattaatttttgtgtggTGATTTTATGACGAGATTTTTCTGAACTTCATTAGCTCTGAAAAAGCTCTACTaggtttaggatttttttttttccaagtgtgaattatttaatatttcctaTATACAAGATCAGGTTGCTGGGCGCGgcgggtcatgcctgtaatcccagcactttgggaggccgaggtgggcggatcacctgaggtcaggagtttgagaccagcctggccaacatggcgaaagcccgtctctactaaaaatacaaagattagttgggcgtggtggtgggtgcctgtgatcccacctactggggaggccgaggcaggagaagctcttgaactcgggaggcggaggttgcagtgaaccgagatcgcgccactgcactccaacctgggcgccaaagcgagactccatcttaaaaaaaaaaaaaaaaaaaatcaagtcgtCTGTgactaaagaaaattttatgttttaactttttggttTCCTGTCAGCATCCAAAATCTTTTTAATAAGAGGGTTCGTTTTTGTAGCCTCGGCTGGCCCGTCGGCCTCTGGAGCGCTCGAACTTCTGGTCCCTGGAGCGCAAATAGGGTTTGGTGTGGCTGTGTGGGCTTCCCAGGGCCTTGCCGAAATGCCGGTACACCTGTCGGCCCTTGCGAAGACCAGAGAGCAGGACGGGCCCGCCGCCCTCGGGGGAGTCCAGGGCCAGCTGATCGAAAGTCAGGATCTTGCCCCCCACCCTGAGGATGCCGCTGCGGGCCGGCTGGTCACGGGCAGCGCACAAACCTTAAGTTTGGGCACCTCCTGAACCCGCGCGTCATCCTTTAAGCGTCCCCATAACCACGGCCGTTTTGTTTTCCCAGCCAGGAAGCTTAATCTTCCGGATCATCCGGGAAAGGGACAGAGGTGGCCGGTTGGTGCGACGCATAAACAACCTCTTCAGCACAACCTGGTTGAATGTGGAGTTAGTTCGTCTGCCCGGTAACCTGCACAGCTTGACTAACAAACAGCCTCAGGTAGATATCCTGGCTCTTGGGCTCCCTGCGCCGAACCTTTAGGTCCTTGTTGCGGCGGACGTCAACTCCCATGATGGCGCCTCCTGCTCGGCCAGGTCCGGAAAGatgaatgtttaactttttttttttttttttttttgagacggagtctcgctctgccgcccagggtggagtgcagtggcgtgatctgggctcactgcaagctccgcctcccgggttcacgccattctcctgcctcagcctcctcagtagctgggattacaggcgcccgccaccgcgcccagctaatttttttttatttttagtagagacgggtttcaccgtgttagccaggatggtctcgatctcctgacctcatgatccgcccaccccagcctcccacagacctcagctgatccacctgcctcagcttcctacagtgctgggattacaggcatgagccaccgcgcccatccccTTTTCAGCATTTTCAAAGCACTGACCTAGGTCTTCCTAGGTCTGTACTCCTGAACCCTCATTTCCCACCCCAGATGAGGAAGCTGGCCCCAAGAGATCACCTGAGAGGGGGGACTCTCCAGTTTGCCAGAGCTGAGTCTGTTTTATGTGGCCTGACCCCAGCCAGAGGGACCAGGGACTTCCCCCGGGGTTCTGGCTCCTTCCCATGCCTTTCTTTCACCCTGCCCTTGCCTTGGGCACTGTCCTCTCCTAAACTAGGGGTCCGGGAAGGCTGGGAGTCTTCCCTGTGATGTCATAAGAACCAGTTGCCAGGGGAGACCTGCCAATGTACCCCCTAGGCAGGGGAGAGCAGGACCCTGCTGCACCCAAGTCCTGGTCGCTCCCCCCCACCACACTGGCCCTCCATGGAAGCCTTGGTCTGTGCATTTTCTGAGCTGCGCATAAGAGAAGGTGCCGGGCTGCGGGGAGGAGTGGCAGGAAGAGAGATAGTCTCCTGTCCCCAACTGGGCCTAAAGCCGAGGGGTGGCCTCAGGGACATGTATGCTTGGGAGAAGGGAAtggccactgcgccaggccatgAGTCCCTGGGCTGGTCACTTTCTCTCAAACCCACTGTGCAGTTTCTTTGTGGGGACCAGAATACTCTTCCTAGGGTGGCGGGCAGAACAGGGTAGTAGAAAGGACTTGAGGTCCTGAAAGCACTCTCAGTACCAAGGCCCCAGGCTTCCCCGGCCTCCTTGTTGGTTGGGAGTGGGAAGAGGAGTCTTGTCTTGGGCATGGGCAGGGGAGGCAGTGGACTGAGCCTGACACAGAGGTAAACTGAGGCCAGGCTGGCTGGGGGTGTAGCCCATCATGTGAGCTGGTCTCAGAGGCATGTGACCGCACCCTCCCCTCATGGCTGCTGTGGGTGGCTGGCCACCACCCTCCCACTGTCTCCTCTGCAGATGCAGTGAGCCAGGCCCAAGGACGCCCCGGCCACCCCGACGTACCCCCCAACATCTACGAGGGGGGCCTGGGGTCCCCACAGCTGCAGTGCCCCAGTGCCCAGGGAAGCAAGCCCAAGAACTTCCGGCTGCGCCACCTCCGGGGCCTGGGCCTCTACCTGGAGAGCCACCCGCCGCCCGCTGGCCAGTGTGAGAGCCACTGGCTGGGCTGGCTTATGGCTAGGGGCTGCCTGACACAGCCTGAGGGCACAGCCTGGGCCCTGGACTTGCCACAGGGGACTCTGGGCCCAGGTAACAGCCTCTGCTCAGCTCTTCTGGAAGCCCGATTGCCCATGGACAGCCTGGGAAGCAGTGGTGAGCTCTGTCAAGGCAGGACTGGGCACGGGGGGAAGACCCTAGGGCATGGTTGGGCTGGGGCCTCAGGTGGGCCCTTCTCCACTCCCAAGCCTCCGCAGTGGCACCATGCCCCAGAAGGCCGAGATTTTGATTAATCTGTCCCCATCCCTGCATCACGCACAGCTGAGTGGGGTCTGGAGAATCCACCAGGGACAACGCGGTGCGAGGAAAAGGGAGGATCTGGGAGGGAGGGCTGGGTGACTGCCCCAGCTCCACACTCGGTGAGGGGCCTTGGAAGCTCTGTCccttgctgggcctcagttttctcacttataaaatgagGGTTCAGGTTAGCTGAGGGTCCTTCCAGCTTGAACCATTTTCTTCCCTcgacctcctcc
This genomic stretch from Nomascus leucogenys isolate Asia chromosome 18, Asia_NLE_v1, whole genome shotgun sequence harbors:
- the C18H16orf90 gene encoding uncharacterized protein C16orf90 homolog, which produces MEALAGWGCSPSCELVSEACDRTLPSWLLWVAGHHPPTVSSADAVSQAQGRPGHPDVPPNIYEGGLGSPQLQCPSAQGSKPKNFRLRHLRGLGLYLESHPPPAGQCESHWLGWLMARGCLTQPEGTAWALDLPQGTLGPGNSLCSALLEARLPMDSLGSSASSSSMDPDKGALPQPGPFEGLGLRPKRSWGTWEEAMCPLCKRTRSGTLERP